The Pelorhabdus rhamnosifermentans genome includes a window with the following:
- a CDS encoding RusA family crossover junction endodeoxyribonuclease, producing the protein MTIKSEYKKNQNMTKLIIKGRPVTKKNHCQIIRNRNTGRPMLIQSPQYRQYEKEFIKQMDENLKGLFDAEVQLHMRALYYFPDRRGKADLVNLIQATQDILQKFGLYNNDSQIKSLDGSRIVGIDKDNPRVEIEIEAITKAD; encoded by the coding sequence ATGACTATCAAAAGCGAATACAAGAAGAATCAAAATATGACCAAACTTATAATTAAAGGTCGTCCAGTGACGAAAAAAAATCACTGCCAAATCATTAGAAATAGGAATACGGGGAGGCCGATGCTTATCCAGAGTCCGCAGTATCGGCAATATGAAAAAGAGTTTATCAAGCAGATGGACGAGAATTTAAAAGGATTATTTGATGCAGAGGTTCAGCTTCATATGCGGGCGCTCTATTATTTTCCTGACAGACGAGGTAAGGCGGACCTTGTAAACTTGATTCAGGCCACACAAGACATTCTCCAAAAATTTGGCTTGTATAATAATGATTCGCAAATCAAATCTCTTGACGGGTCTCGGATTGTCGGAATTGACAAAGATAATCCTCGAGTTGAAATCGAAATTGAAGCGATAACGAAGGCTGATTAA
- a CDS encoding DnaB-like helicase C-terminal domain-containing protein — translation MMNQFESYILNKILDDKEYAIRLIKEDIGIFSQTMMQVHFGLRTILEKNMPITFMSVIKESNLQKHHLEDIEKTPSIKITKEKAHLDDFDYCIFKIKEAKKIQEMKWIAEDILKNADRTTDTKDLIGKAMERIGSLSNMGAEIQTLDGNALMDEFDAFTNDIEERKVVPSIKCDLAELNRVTAGFQFGDLVLLKGFTAAGKTALALHLAKAFGITQKIETVYINMEMSNKQLAGRLISSISQSDDIYWHSLLDHETYKNQNLKSEIEESKQKVRNSKLRLININFPTVNQVESLIREYNVKYGTKVFFVDYLQRMQLPKNNKEESWRQLVDVAKYLKTLAKSLNVIIVALVQVRTDGTTAGASYVDWESDLAFWIRKPEEADLEGFVNDYKLAEITRVIEFTKQRMGAENIVIPINFYGRKLQFFNVSKI, via the coding sequence ATGATGAACCAATTTGAATCCTATATTCTTAATAAAATCCTTGATGACAAAGAATATGCTATCCGACTTATTAAAGAAGATATCGGAATCTTTTCCCAAACAATGATGCAGGTCCATTTCGGATTAAGAACGATTCTCGAGAAAAACATGCCAATCACCTTTATGAGTGTGATTAAAGAGTCTAACCTTCAAAAGCATCATTTGGAAGACATTGAAAAAACGCCTTCTATTAAAATTACCAAAGAGAAAGCTCATCTTGATGATTTTGACTACTGCATCTTTAAGATTAAAGAAGCAAAAAAGATACAGGAGATGAAATGGATTGCGGAGGATATTCTTAAAAATGCCGACAGAACAACAGACACAAAAGACTTAATTGGAAAAGCGATGGAAAGAATCGGCTCACTGTCCAATATGGGAGCTGAAATCCAAACCCTTGACGGTAATGCCTTAATGGATGAGTTTGATGCATTTACGAACGACATTGAAGAAAGGAAAGTTGTTCCTTCCATTAAATGCGACCTAGCTGAATTGAATCGGGTTACAGCAGGTTTTCAGTTTGGAGATTTGGTTTTGCTAAAGGGATTCACGGCAGCGGGTAAAACAGCCCTTGCTCTTCATCTAGCTAAAGCGTTCGGGATTACACAAAAAATCGAGACTGTCTATATCAACATGGAAATGAGCAATAAACAATTAGCAGGTCGTCTTATATCATCAATTTCACAAAGCGATGATATTTACTGGCATTCTTTGCTCGACCATGAGACATATAAAAATCAAAACTTAAAATCTGAAATTGAAGAATCAAAACAGAAAGTCAGAAACTCTAAACTGAGACTTATTAATATCAATTTTCCGACTGTCAATCAAGTTGAATCGCTTATTAGGGAATATAACGTAAAATACGGTACGAAAGTTTTCTTTGTGGATTATTTGCAAAGAATGCAGTTGCCCAAAAACAATAAAGAGGAATCATGGAGACAGCTAGTAGATGTTGCTAAATATTTAAAGACGCTTGCAAAATCGCTTAATGTCATCATTGTTGCTCTGGTTCAGGTAAGAACTGACGGAACTACAGCAGGAGCATCCTATGTGGATTGGGAGTCCGATTTGGCCTTCTGGATTCGAAAGCCAGAAGAAGCAGATTTAGAAGGATTCGTGAATGATTATAAGCTTGCTGAAATCACAAGGGTTATCGAGTTTACCAAACAGCGCATGGGTGCGGAAAATATAGTGATTCCTATCAATTTTTATGGCAGAAAACTACAGTTCTTTAATGTATCTAAAATCTAA
- a CDS encoding Rad52/Rad22 family DNA repair protein — translation MTNDFNNQDQETIMRKLQAPFPLSDIEFRIGSMNPDKTQGMALAYVTSRAIQNRLDEVFGIGGWSAKFREWRGKGVICTLSVKINGEWVSKEDGAEETEIEEVKGSLSNSFKRASVHYGIGRYLYRLEAQWVPIKQIGSGKNYKMLQQPKLPAWALPGGEEKSNPVPAQQYSYQPVPDNVVRMEDKKLGQAATDQQGDLCECSVCHKINVPANVKEFSTRKFGKSICYSCQKEGGGVQQKVSGNPIPRQHNEEALDDDEITF, via the coding sequence ATGACAAATGATTTTAATAACCAAGACCAAGAAACTATTATGAGGAAGCTGCAAGCTCCATTTCCGCTTAGTGATATCGAATTTAGAATCGGCTCAATGAATCCAGACAAAACTCAAGGCATGGCACTTGCATATGTTACCAGCCGAGCAATTCAAAATCGTTTGGATGAAGTGTTTGGGATTGGCGGTTGGTCCGCTAAATTTAGAGAGTGGAGAGGGAAAGGCGTTATCTGTACTCTATCTGTAAAAATAAATGGAGAATGGGTCAGTAAGGAAGACGGTGCAGAAGAGACTGAGATAGAAGAAGTCAAGGGCTCGCTCAGCAATAGTTTCAAAAGAGCTAGTGTCCATTACGGAATTGGACGCTACCTTTACCGATTGGAAGCGCAATGGGTTCCAATTAAACAAATTGGCTCTGGGAAGAACTATAAAATGTTACAACAGCCGAAATTGCCAGCTTGGGCATTACCTGGAGGAGAAGAGAAATCGAATCCTGTACCAGCTCAGCAATACTCGTATCAACCAGTTCCAGATAACGTGGTGCGAATGGAAGACAAGAAGCTTGGGCAAGCAGCTACAGACCAACAAGGCGACCTTTGCGAATGCTCCGTTTGCCACAAAATTAATGTTCCTGCAAATGTAAAGGAGTTTTCGACGCGAAAATTTGGCAAATCGATTTGTTATTCTTGTCAGAAGGAAGGGGGAGGAGTACAGCAGAAAGTTTCTGGCAACCCAATTCCTCGCCAACACAATGAAGAAGCCCTAGACGATGACGAAATCACTTTTTAA
- a CDS encoding helix-turn-helix domain-containing protein, which produces MKTLRLARKAQKITQGELATRLSEKLGETVTQQQICNYEVNFSLPPVDKLVALEEILNVNLMQEYRQLVKAGVRKMMRTRFKNGRKSIQPV; this is translated from the coding sequence ATGAAAACATTGAGACTTGCACGGAAGGCACAAAAAATAACGCAAGGCGAACTTGCTACTAGGCTGTCAGAAAAACTCGGGGAAACTGTTACACAACAACAAATTTGCAACTACGAAGTTAATTTTTCCCTTCCGCCAGTGGATAAATTAGTGGCTTTAGAGGAAATTCTGAATGTCAACCTCATGCAAGAATACCGTCAACTTGTAAAAGCAGGGGTAAGAAAAATGATGAGAACAAGATTTAAAAATGGTCGCAAATCAATTCAGCCAGTTTGA
- a CDS encoding DEAD/DEAH box helicase family protein, whose product MADLNAYMDAVSTETMGAISFHHYTPDNMNKLAFMCATGSGKTLMMHINILQFSHYLRRAQRVNSNLAINKVIVLSPNEGMSNQHLEELHLSSISAALFQKEGLDFQRQDVVVIDMNKLKEEGKVKTVSIDSFEQNNLVLVDEAHRGLSGDVWYDYRTRLSAEGGFAFEYSATFKQALKSLNAAKEHDLLGEYCKSIIMDYSYKYFYEDGYGKDYRIYNLKEGIDEEQRYLYLTGCLISFYQQIKLFGTYRKEYAPFEIQNPLLVFVGNRVTASTSKAELTDVEEVLDFIDKFVNRKDKTIERIDAVLHEDTGLIDGSGNELFSQDFNALKSLFGGMPNAEDIYVDMLRVMFNSDTTSDAPRLHIENLKQVQGEIGLKIGEDGEYFGVISIGDTAGLVKNCEQKGIVAKNEEFVSDSLFRNINSANSNIKILIGSRKFTEGWNSWRVSTMGLINFAKGEGSQAIQLFGRGVRLRGHKGCLKRSRKLDDRGVNIPKHIELLETLTIFGIKAQYMEDFKKYLELEEMPANDKPHEFKLPVLSRYNEIKDKKLKVIKVKAGANFKKQSRRLILDVPDDGFMHYLTKNRVVIDCRSKVQTIESSGSLQMISTTGEHTLEKKFIPYLDFDRIFKELQMYKNEKLYYNISLEKEKLQSILETDGWYSLIIPKVHIQIESMEKLEAAVDYCVMVLKSYMDKFYKYKKGEWEAPLLEYQELLEDDNNFVPEYTISYTAVDERDNSAESLKTFVEELGGLLNKDKGIAGYETGVFKNSLVAFDFRAHLYAPLICLKANGLKIQVSPVSLNEDEKLFVDLLKAYTESNEDVFNGKNLYLLRNKSKVGMGFFEAGNFYPDYVLWIDTPDTQYISFVDPKGLMKIMPNDPKIEFYATIKELEARLQPTSTDKKIVLNSFIMSGTKSADLKEWWGMSKPEREAKNVLCLDNEDCMEVMISKILP is encoded by the coding sequence GTGGCAGATTTAAACGCATATATGGATGCTGTTTCAACAGAAACGATGGGGGCTATTTCATTTCATCATTATACGCCAGATAATATGAACAAGTTGGCGTTTATGTGTGCTACTGGCAGCGGTAAAACGTTGATGATGCACATAAATATTTTGCAGTTTTCACATTATCTGAGACGGGCACAGCGAGTGAATAGCAATTTGGCGATTAACAAAGTGATAGTGCTATCTCCTAATGAGGGAATGTCTAACCAACATCTGGAGGAGCTACACCTGTCATCTATTTCAGCCGCTTTATTCCAAAAAGAGGGGCTCGATTTTCAGCGCCAAGATGTTGTTGTAATTGACATGAACAAGCTTAAAGAAGAAGGGAAAGTAAAGACAGTATCCATTGATAGCTTTGAGCAAAATAACCTTGTTCTCGTCGATGAAGCACATCGAGGTTTATCTGGTGATGTTTGGTATGACTATCGTACCAGGCTTTCTGCGGAAGGCGGATTTGCTTTTGAGTATTCGGCCACATTCAAACAAGCATTAAAGTCTTTGAACGCAGCGAAAGAGCATGACTTATTGGGAGAATACTGCAAATCCATCATCATGGATTACTCCTATAAATATTTTTATGAAGACGGATATGGCAAGGATTACCGTATCTATAATTTGAAAGAGGGTATAGATGAAGAACAACGCTATCTATATCTGACAGGCTGCTTGATATCCTTCTATCAACAAATCAAACTATTTGGCACATATCGCAAAGAATATGCACCGTTTGAGATTCAAAATCCGTTGCTTGTTTTTGTTGGAAATCGCGTGACAGCATCTACTTCAAAAGCCGAGCTGACCGATGTGGAAGAGGTCTTGGATTTTATCGATAAATTTGTTAACCGTAAAGACAAAACGATTGAACGCATTGACGCAGTTTTACATGAGGATACGGGTTTGATAGATGGTAGCGGTAACGAGCTGTTTTCACAAGATTTTAATGCACTGAAATCCCTGTTTGGCGGGATGCCCAATGCAGAGGATATCTATGTAGATATGTTGCGTGTTATGTTTAATAGTGATACTACTTCCGATGCGCCACGTCTTCATATTGAAAACCTCAAGCAAGTTCAGGGGGAAATTGGGTTAAAGATTGGTGAAGATGGCGAGTATTTCGGTGTTATCAGTATTGGAGACACAGCAGGTTTGGTTAAAAATTGTGAACAGAAGGGCATTGTGGCGAAAAACGAGGAATTTGTTTCTGATTCTCTTTTTCGCAATATCAATTCGGCTAATTCAAATATCAAGATACTAATTGGTTCACGGAAGTTTACTGAAGGTTGGAATAGCTGGCGTGTCTCGACAATGGGACTCATCAATTTCGCAAAGGGCGAAGGCTCTCAGGCGATTCAGCTTTTTGGGCGAGGAGTTCGCTTGAGAGGGCATAAGGGCTGTTTGAAACGAAGTCGCAAGCTTGATGATAGAGGAGTGAACATACCAAAACATATCGAACTCCTAGAAACGCTTACTATTTTTGGCATAAAAGCTCAATACATGGAAGATTTTAAAAAATACCTTGAGCTTGAAGAAATGCCAGCAAATGATAAGCCGCATGAATTTAAACTGCCTGTGCTAAGTAGGTATAACGAAATCAAAGATAAAAAGCTCAAAGTGATAAAGGTAAAAGCTGGGGCCAATTTTAAGAAACAGTCACGAAGACTTATCTTGGATGTTCCTGATGATGGCTTTATGCATTATCTGACGAAAAACAGAGTGGTTATTGATTGTCGGTCAAAAGTCCAGACGATTGAATCAAGTGGTAGTTTGCAAATGATTTCTACCACAGGAGAGCATACGCTAGAGAAAAAATTCATTCCTTATCTTGATTTTGATAGAATCTTTAAAGAGCTGCAAATGTACAAAAATGAAAAACTTTACTATAATATCAGTCTTGAAAAAGAAAAGTTGCAAAGCATTCTTGAAACAGATGGATGGTATTCGCTGATTATCCCTAAAGTCCATATTCAGATTGAATCAATGGAGAAGTTGGAAGCTGCCGTTGATTACTGTGTGATGGTCTTGAAAAGCTATATGGACAAGTTTTATAAGTACAAGAAGGGCGAATGGGAAGCTCCCTTGCTTGAATACCAAGAGTTATTGGAAGATGATAATAATTTTGTGCCCGAGTATACGATTTCGTATACAGCAGTGGATGAACGTGATAACAGCGCGGAATCTCTTAAAACTTTTGTCGAGGAATTGGGCGGACTGTTAAATAAAGATAAGGGGATTGCTGGATATGAGACAGGAGTATTTAAAAATTCGCTTGTAGCGTTTGATTTCCGTGCACATTTATATGCGCCGTTAATCTGCTTGAAAGCGAATGGACTTAAAATTCAAGTGTCTCCAGTCAGCCTCAATGAGGATGAGAAACTCTTTGTTGATTTACTAAAGGCATATACGGAAAGCAATGAAGATGTCTTTAACGGCAAAAATCTATATTTACTTCGGAATAAGAGTAAAGTGGGGATGGGTTTCTTTGAAGCTGGGAACTTTTATCCTGACTATGTGCTTTGGATTGATACGCCTGATACGCAGTATATCAGCTTTGTCGACCCGAAAGGCTTGATGAAGATTATGCCGAATGACCCCAAAATTGAATTCTATGCAACTATCAAGGAATTAGAAGCGCGATTGCAGCCGACTAGTACTGACAAGAAAATTGTTCTCAATTCTTTTATCATGTCTGGTACAAAGTCTGCTGATTTAAAAGAATGGTGGGGGATGTCGAAACCAGAACGAGAGGCAAAGAATGTGCTTTGCCTCGATAATGAAGATTGCATGGAAGTGATGATTAGCAAGATACTGCCATAG
- a CDS encoding site-specific DNA-methyltransferase: protein MSEKLNRFTNLMKNIFELDKSDLDFGIYRIMNIRKAEVERFLSEGLPQRVQDALAPFASNTEDIEKRIAEIDKICSDVGVDVATSKMAEEYATLKSQLAGGVDMSALETDVYSALYSFFNRYYDEGDFISKRRYKEGVYAIPYEGEEVKLYWANQDQYYIKSAENFKDYTFKDGDRTIHFRLVDATTEQNNNKESDDSKRTFMLWEETEEYPDIRTFEVSGNEMIIRFVFDVPEDKKKKFVEENYQKISAAIASKYKEWFDLLRPIATNNPKKTKTLLEKHLEAYVAKNTFDYFVHKDLQGFLMRELDFYIKSEIIHLDDIDTANEKRVETYLAKVKAVKRVGKIIIDFLAQIENFQKKLWLKKKFVVSTDWCITLDKINESFFPEIISNDAQVREWIDLYAIDEIMGSENTIGFSNHLTDEFLHQNLNLIVDTRYFNTDFKHRLLASIDNLDESTNGVLIQGDNFHAINIITERFKKSIKCIYIDPPYNADASEILYKNGFKHSTWLSMMESRLSIAAPLMKLDGMICLTIDDYEKDNASILLSQIFGQENMQGIVSIRNNPQGRSTVKGFAVNHEYALFSGISDQLKSVGRLEHSQKQKDRYSERDDEGKAFLWDNFRKTGTDSNHADRPKQYYPIYINKKEISFRIPQLRWNAVSNMWDVLETPTVDEVVVFPITDAGEEKVWKWGIERVKKNPSHIKIEIKNDDIQLYRKNYFNDEGALPNTWWDNARYAAGSHGTNLLTNIFGINRKFLFPKSVYAEMDCIRVCKAQGTDIVFDFFAGSGTTGHAVLNLNREDRENLRYILVEMGEYFNTVTKPRMKKVIYSAEWQNGKPANRCTGISQIMKYIRLESYEDALSNIALSEEKHQMARLFGDDYLINYMLDAEAEGSILNLNLFKTPFNYKMKINENNETKDKVIDLVETFNYLLGLSVMRQSVIAYFKAERDDKDNYEGAVRLIKDIDGEYAFKQVEGILPDGRRALIIWRTVTDDLIASNAALDAYFAKHRINPADREFDIIYVNGDNNLENMKAEDECWKVNMIEIEFKNRMFEEA from the coding sequence ATGTCTGAGAAGTTAAATCGTTTTACGAACTTGATGAAAAATATTTTTGAACTGGACAAGTCTGATTTGGATTTTGGCATTTACCGTATTATGAATATACGTAAAGCAGAGGTTGAAAGATTCTTATCTGAAGGATTACCTCAGAGAGTCCAGGACGCACTGGCTCCTTTTGCATCGAATACAGAAGACATAGAAAAACGAATTGCAGAAATTGATAAGATTTGTAGTGATGTAGGGGTGGACGTGGCAACCAGTAAAATGGCAGAAGAATATGCTACGCTTAAATCACAATTAGCGGGCGGCGTAGATATGTCTGCTCTTGAGACAGATGTGTACTCTGCACTATACAGCTTTTTTAACCGTTATTATGATGAAGGAGATTTTATATCAAAACGGCGGTACAAGGAAGGCGTATATGCCATTCCTTATGAAGGAGAAGAAGTAAAATTATATTGGGCAAATCAAGACCAATATTATATTAAGAGTGCTGAGAATTTTAAGGATTACACATTCAAAGATGGCGATAGAACGATTCATTTCCGTTTAGTGGATGCCACTACAGAACAGAACAATAACAAGGAAAGTGATGATAGCAAGCGTACGTTTATGCTGTGGGAGGAAACGGAAGAGTACCCCGATATAAGGACTTTTGAAGTGAGCGGAAATGAAATGATTATCCGCTTTGTATTTGATGTTCCCGAAGATAAAAAGAAAAAGTTTGTGGAAGAAAATTATCAGAAGATAAGCGCAGCTATTGCATCAAAGTATAAGGAATGGTTCGACTTGCTGCGCCCGATTGCTACCAATAATCCGAAAAAGACCAAGACATTGCTGGAAAAACACCTGGAAGCCTACGTGGCGAAAAATACTTTTGACTATTTTGTTCATAAAGATTTACAAGGATTTTTGATGCGTGAATTAGATTTTTATATTAAAAGTGAAATTATACATTTGGATGACATTGATACAGCAAATGAAAAACGCGTTGAAACTTATCTTGCAAAAGTGAAGGCAGTAAAACGTGTTGGGAAAATCATAATTGATTTTCTTGCCCAAATAGAGAATTTCCAAAAAAAGTTGTGGCTGAAAAAGAAATTTGTGGTTAGCACGGATTGGTGTATTACACTAGATAAAATTAATGAAAGCTTCTTTCCCGAGATTATTTCAAATGATGCACAGGTTAGGGAATGGATTGATTTGTATGCAATTGATGAGATTATGGGTAGTGAAAATACGATTGGATTTTCGAATCACTTGACAGACGAGTTTTTGCACCAGAATTTGAATCTTATAGTTGATACAAGATATTTTAATACGGACTTTAAGCATAGATTGCTCGCATCAATTGATAACCTTGATGAATCAACAAATGGAGTTTTGATTCAGGGTGATAATTTTCATGCAATTAACATAATTACTGAGCGGTTCAAGAAGTCAATAAAGTGCATTTATATTGACCCACCTTATAATGCAGATGCATCAGAAATATTATATAAAAATGGATTTAAACATTCTACTTGGTTAAGTATGATGGAGAGCAGGCTATCAATAGCAGCACCGTTAATGAAACTAGATGGCATGATTTGCCTTACAATAGATGACTATGAAAAGGATAATGCATCTATACTACTCTCACAAATATTTGGACAGGAAAATATGCAAGGTATTGTTTCGATACGCAATAATCCACAAGGACGTTCGACTGTAAAAGGGTTTGCCGTAAATCATGAATATGCATTGTTTAGTGGAATAAGTGACCAATTGAAATCGGTCGGTCGCCTTGAACATTCTCAGAAGCAGAAAGATAGGTATTCGGAGCGGGATGATGAGGGTAAGGCTTTTCTATGGGATAACTTTAGAAAAACAGGAACTGACTCAAACCATGCAGACCGACCTAAACAGTATTACCCTATTTACATCAACAAGAAGGAAATTTCGTTCCGTATACCACAGCTTAGGTGGAACGCAGTATCGAATATGTGGGATGTGTTAGAAACTCCTACTGTTGATGAAGTTGTTGTTTTTCCTATAACAGATGCTGGTGAAGAGAAAGTGTGGAAGTGGGGAATTGAACGAGTCAAAAAGAATCCTTCCCATATTAAAATCGAAATTAAAAATGATGATATTCAATTATATCGAAAAAACTACTTCAATGATGAAGGCGCTCTGCCTAATACTTGGTGGGATAATGCTCGGTATGCTGCGGGCTCTCATGGCACAAATTTGCTTACTAATATCTTTGGCATAAACAGGAAATTTTTATTTCCTAAGTCTGTTTATGCAGAAATGGATTGTATTAGAGTATGTAAGGCGCAGGGTACTGATATAGTATTTGATTTTTTTGCTGGTTCAGGAACAACAGGACACGCTGTATTAAATCTTAATAGAGAAGATAGAGAGAACCTGCGATATATTCTTGTCGAAATGGGTGAGTATTTTAATACTGTTACTAAACCAAGAATGAAGAAAGTTATATATTCAGCAGAATGGCAAAATGGAAAACCAGCAAATCGTTGCACAGGTATATCGCAAATAATGAAGTATATTCGTCTCGAAAGCTATGAAGATGCGCTTTCTAATATTGCACTTTCAGAAGAAAAACATCAGATGGCAAGACTTTTTGGCGATGATTATCTTATCAACTATATGTTGGATGCTGAAGCTGAAGGTAGCATTCTAAACCTCAATTTGTTTAAAACACCATTTAATTACAAAATGAAGATAAATGAAAACAACGAAACAAAAGATAAAGTGATTGACCTAGTGGAAACATTTAACTATTTATTGGGATTGTCTGTCATGCGTCAGAGCGTTATTGCTTATTTTAAAGCAGAACGCGATGATAAAGATAATTATGAGGGGGCTGTGCGTCTTATTAAGGACATTGATGGAGAATATGCCTTCAAGCAGGTAGAAGGCATACTTCCCGATGGACGACGTGCATTGATTATATGGAGAACGGTAACGGATGATTTGATTGCAAGTAATGCTGCGCTTGATGCGTATTTTGCTAAACATCGTATTAATCCAGCTGACCGTGAGTTTGATATCATCTATGTCAATGGTGATAATAATCTCGAAAATATGAAAGCCGAGGATGAATGCTGGAAAGTGAATATGATAGAAATTGAATTTAAGAATCGTATGTTTGAGGAGGCTTAG